A genomic segment from Spirosoma sp. SC4-14 encodes:
- a CDS encoding glycoside hydrolase family 88 protein has product MKNHLFLLACLSSCLSVAQPVPTTDTPLDVIKRIGDKLIRDTPFSYRLVRATPSTTFDGLQAIDFGRTFTLCKPAVAYAYTRLTAPGNQTRTLQVEHNDGCKIWLNGQLVYEKKGNHAINIVHDERSIELPNVLKLTLHKGANDLLIKSETAGKDWRVYLQPPSTKGAVLTSEQAPLTIGLHGLDSVDSSVADLSNWLVIGPFANPASGATRTGLDKANGPETGIQFGTMYGGLEAPVTWTIPKVDVLGDVYNPLTWGTNYNWNYHNGGVAWAMQQLAEQTGEKKYDDFASRFCDFQLASIPFVRYQVKTLNAVNSANYQLVDTPLLDFTLAPALPFIYRLRKNQSFANRTDYESFIANMIKYARFEQIRLPGSGIYTRTTPEKYTTWADDMFMGIPFLVQAAQYTPDATTRKAILDDAASQVLGFTKQVWDPAANLYMHARYSNRDVKLPHWTRANGWAIWATSEVLVALPNDHPQYQSILNQYRKHVQSLVRYQTEAGFWPNVMDRPDGKIEVSGTAILTMAMARGITHGWIDAQQYKPIVVKGWNALKTQVDADGTVHNICMGTMCSEDVNYYLNRPYFDNDTHGLFAVLFAALEVNQMLAGDLQRLKGR; this is encoded by the coding sequence GTGAAAAATCATCTCTTCTTGCTGGCCTGTCTGAGCAGTTGTCTATCCGTCGCTCAGCCAGTCCCAACGACCGATACCCCGCTCGACGTAATCAAACGGATTGGCGATAAACTCATTCGGGATACACCGTTTTCCTATCGGCTGGTCAGAGCGACGCCTTCCACAACATTTGATGGTCTACAGGCTATTGATTTTGGCCGGACATTTACCCTGTGCAAACCCGCCGTGGCCTATGCCTACACCCGGTTAACGGCCCCCGGCAATCAGACCCGAACCCTACAGGTCGAGCATAACGACGGCTGCAAAATCTGGCTCAACGGGCAACTTGTTTACGAGAAAAAAGGCAATCACGCCATTAACATCGTCCATGATGAGCGCAGCATCGAATTACCCAATGTGCTTAAACTGACGCTGCACAAAGGGGCCAACGACCTGCTCATTAAATCCGAAACAGCCGGTAAGGACTGGCGAGTTTATCTACAGCCACCCAGCACGAAAGGTGCCGTACTTACTAGCGAACAGGCTCCGTTGACCATCGGGCTACACGGTCTTGACAGCGTGGATAGTAGTGTGGCCGACCTATCGAACTGGCTTGTCATTGGCCCGTTTGCAAACCCTGCTTCCGGCGCAACACGCACGGGTCTCGATAAGGCCAACGGGCCGGAAACCGGCATTCAGTTTGGCACCATGTATGGCGGCCTCGAAGCACCCGTTACCTGGACAATACCGAAAGTCGATGTACTGGGCGACGTGTATAACCCACTGACCTGGGGCACCAACTACAACTGGAATTACCACAACGGGGGTGTAGCCTGGGCTATGCAGCAACTGGCGGAGCAAACGGGCGAGAAGAAATACGACGACTTTGCCAGTCGTTTCTGCGATTTCCAGTTGGCCAGCATTCCCTTTGTAAGGTATCAGGTCAAGACGCTCAATGCGGTGAACTCAGCCAATTATCAGCTTGTCGATACGCCCCTGCTCGATTTTACGCTGGCTCCCGCTCTCCCGTTCATTTATCGACTTCGTAAAAATCAATCGTTTGCCAACCGGACCGATTACGAATCGTTTATCGCCAATATGATTAAGTATGCCCGCTTTGAGCAAATCAGGCTCCCCGGCTCCGGCATTTATACCCGCACAACGCCCGAAAAATACACCACCTGGGCCGATGATATGTTTATGGGTATCCCATTTCTGGTACAGGCCGCGCAGTATACACCTGATGCGACCACCCGAAAAGCGATACTCGACGATGCGGCCAGTCAGGTACTTGGCTTTACAAAACAGGTATGGGACCCTGCTGCAAATCTGTACATGCATGCCCGCTACTCCAATCGTGACGTGAAACTACCCCACTGGACACGGGCCAACGGCTGGGCCATCTGGGCAACCTCGGAAGTACTGGTGGCGTTACCGAACGACCACCCGCAGTATCAATCCATTCTGAATCAGTACCGGAAACATGTTCAATCGCTGGTCAGGTATCAGACAGAAGCGGGTTTCTGGCCAAACGTTATGGACAGGCCCGATGGTAAAATCGAGGTGTCGGGCACGGCTATCCTGACCATGGCAATGGCACGCGGCATCACGCATGGCTGGATTGATGCTCAACAGTACAAGCCCATAGTAGTAAAAGGCTGGAACGCCCTGAAAACGCAGGTCGACGCCGACGGTACCGTGCATAATATCTGCATGGGAACGATGTGCTCCGAAGATGTCAATTACTACCTGAACCGCCCCTATTTCGACAACGACACCCACGGTTTGTTTGCCGTTTTGTTTGCGGCTCTGGAAGTGAATCAGATGCTTGCTGGAGACCTGCAACGGTTGAAGGGCCGCTAG
- a CDS encoding right-handed parallel beta-helix repeat-containing protein, which translates to MILSLTCSRYVALLTLSVTTFFGIGPLLAQDFFVSPDGRDTNPGTQNAPFATLTRARDAVRERASQQKPATVYLRAGTYYVSKTIDLTKQDGGTEAAPVVYRAFGEEKAILCGSSPVPPSSVQPVSDPATLDRILPDLRPKIRFIDLKALKISHRNAYPDLFNDEGGIVSLFIDGKRMPLSRYPNKGYMTIKKVIVNGGGQESKNEDWRNFYADGAKAPRPPRPGVFEYRRATNGRDTTGADRPARWMRQVSRGVWLKGYWRIPWQNEAVRVAAIDTAAHTVTLAAPVPGGIGNKYTRPEGNGKEPYWLMNLLEEVDLPGEWAVDFSDQKLYFYPPAQDTQVRLADLSEPLLRLTDVSNVVIQGITFEENLADAIVINGGANNRIAGCTIHNINQYAIRLDGGSNHIVQSSDLFDLGAGGVWLGGGDETTTPRVAAGHQVVNNHIHHFSQITRIYAPAVNAGFTGGGGGGHHPAVGMYVAHNLIHDTPHAGVLFGSWDSRFEYNEIFRMCLVSDDMGGFYSYDQYERMGNHTFAYNFIHNSTEGDGIYFDHDHRDMHIFGNILYLNSSPNKRGTGYLYKRGSQDKHPQTIDCYNNVAINCNYGFQFVTVRGPGNHIENNVAIQSKKPFSYVEMLNGKEVKTDESLASGKNIAYETNPGFADLNRFDFSLKPDAQLLKDLPGFKPIPFDKIGLYVDEYRKKLPSSAEIGRFGQGESADLLGQDILDRN; encoded by the coding sequence ATGATTTTATCGTTAACATGTAGCCGCTATGTTGCGCTGCTGACCCTTTCCGTCACTACTTTTTTTGGCATTGGTCCGCTGCTGGCGCAGGATTTTTTTGTCAGTCCCGACGGGCGGGATACCAATCCAGGTACGCAGAACGCGCCGTTTGCGACGCTTACCCGTGCCCGCGATGCCGTACGAGAACGGGCTAGTCAGCAAAAACCCGCAACGGTGTATCTACGGGCCGGTACCTATTATGTATCCAAAACCATAGACCTTACCAAACAGGATGGTGGCACGGAAGCCGCTCCTGTTGTTTACCGGGCATTCGGTGAGGAGAAAGCCATTCTCTGCGGGTCCAGCCCTGTACCGCCTTCATCGGTACAGCCCGTCAGTGACCCGGCCACACTCGACCGCATCTTGCCGGATTTACGCCCTAAAATCCGATTCATTGATTTAAAAGCCCTGAAAATATCCCACCGTAACGCTTATCCTGATTTGTTCAACGACGAGGGTGGCATTGTTTCGCTGTTTATCGATGGCAAACGAATGCCGCTCTCGCGCTACCCCAACAAGGGATATATGACAATCAAGAAAGTCATTGTTAATGGTGGGGGACAGGAATCGAAAAACGAAGACTGGCGGAATTTCTACGCCGACGGTGCTAAAGCGCCCCGCCCACCCCGTCCCGGCGTTTTCGAGTACCGCCGGGCCACGAATGGCCGGGACACGACTGGCGCCGACCGGCCCGCCCGCTGGATGCGTCAGGTTAGCCGGGGTGTCTGGCTAAAAGGGTATTGGCGGATACCTTGGCAGAACGAAGCCGTGCGGGTAGCCGCCATCGACACTGCTGCCCATACCGTTACGCTGGCAGCACCGGTACCGGGTGGCATTGGCAACAAATACACCCGGCCCGAAGGCAACGGCAAGGAGCCGTACTGGTTGATGAACCTGCTCGAAGAAGTGGATTTACCCGGCGAATGGGCCGTTGATTTCTCTGACCAGAAACTTTATTTCTATCCGCCCGCTCAGGACACTCAGGTCCGCCTGGCCGACCTGAGTGAACCGCTTCTCCGCCTGACCGATGTGTCGAATGTTGTGATTCAGGGCATCACGTTCGAGGAAAACCTAGCCGATGCCATCGTTATCAACGGTGGGGCCAATAACCGGATTGCGGGCTGCACAATCCATAACATAAACCAGTATGCTATCCGGCTGGATGGAGGTAGCAACCACATCGTACAAAGCTCCGACCTGTTCGATTTGGGAGCCGGGGGGGTGTGGCTGGGCGGGGGCGACGAAACAACGACCCCGCGCGTAGCAGCTGGCCATCAGGTAGTTAACAACCACATTCACCACTTCAGTCAGATTACGCGGATTTATGCGCCTGCCGTCAATGCGGGCTTCACCGGGGGCGGTGGTGGCGGCCATCATCCAGCCGTAGGCATGTATGTAGCGCACAACCTGATTCACGACACGCCCCATGCCGGGGTGCTGTTCGGTAGCTGGGATTCCCGATTCGAATACAACGAGATTTTCAGGATGTGTCTCGTTTCCGATGATATGGGCGGCTTTTACAGCTACGACCAGTACGAACGGATGGGCAACCACACGTTCGCTTACAACTTCATCCACAACAGCACCGAAGGCGATGGTATTTATTTCGACCACGACCACCGGGATATGCACATCTTTGGTAACATCCTGTACCTGAACAGTTCGCCCAACAAACGCGGAACGGGCTACCTCTACAAACGCGGTTCTCAGGACAAACACCCGCAAACCATCGACTGCTATAACAACGTAGCCATCAACTGCAACTACGGTTTTCAGTTCGTTACGGTCCGCGGGCCCGGCAACCACATCGAGAATAACGTGGCCATTCAGTCGAAGAAACCCTTTTCGTACGTCGAGATGCTCAACGGCAAAGAAGTCAAAACCGACGAGTCGCTGGCATCGGGCAAAAACATTGCCTACGAAACCAACCCCGGCTTTGCTGACTTGAACCGGTTCGATTTCAGCCTGAAACCCGATGCGCAACTACTGAAAGACCTGCCTGGATTTAAACCGATTCCGTTTGATAAAATCGGCCTGTACGTCGATGAATACCGTAAAAAGCTGCCTTCCAGCGCCGAAATCGGCCGGTTTGGGCAGGGTGAAAGCGCCGACCTACTGGGGCAGGATATTCTTGACCGTAATTAA
- a CDS encoding TonB-dependent receptor: MNHFYFLNRPPGLWRLFKLLLLLGTFTASAQPGSFRINGTVTDSKGEPLPGANIAVLKTTVGTSSNAEGKYSLNVATDKAVLVFSSIGYLKQEVTVGNRRTIDISLVEDLNNLDEVVVVGYGQVKRKDLTGSVGKANMEDVKKAPVPSFDQALAGRIAGVQVTSNDGQPGAAAQITIRGSSVTQDASPLYVIDGFPMENIDVNSINPADIESMEVLKDASSIAVYGARGANGVILITTRRGKAGPVRITYGYQTSIQRAIKTMKMMSPYEFVKLQLELDSLASTPSVPSTRFRNIYLSADKTLDSYKNESGSNWQQLLLQDGITQNHSLNLSGGSTDTRFSLSGSLYDQKGIILNTGLKRYEGRLALDQRISKQLKMGFSASYSNSTTFGTIPSSGNGGGVVQGMWQYRPVAGVGNQNLVSALIDSVALQDFYSGNGAASLGDNLINPLIQAQNEYRKSITNTAMLNAFVEYSFLDNFKLRLSGGYTSTSPKSEAFYNSQTQQGNIFKNSAGAIPNASGINGFIGNTINSSYLNENILSYNRIVNKVHSFDALAGFTYQFAKSSTNAFKSINIPQAQEYLGLLSMVTGTANTPLVGGSQWQLYSFLSRINYAYKDKYLITLSARSDGSSKFTPGKQWGYFPSAAVAWRFVEEPFMKKLLPKLSEGKFRISYGTVGNNKVGDFSYLSQFGNLSNNQGYPTNNTYTGGVVPFFYGNDNITWETTHELDLGLNLGLFGDRISIEADYYTKKTTNFLLGVTLPSLAGYSNGANAQYQNAGNLRNQGFEFSLNTVNIESKNFTWTSSFNISFNRSKILSFYNGLDSRQTAWGLAGSASAWISKVGGPLTQFYGYKWGGVYQFADFNQLANGTYVLKNGIPTYSPNVQPGDPKYQDINGDGVVDASDQTTLGNPAPIHTGGFTNNFTYKNFSLNVFFQWSYGNQILNANRIVFESTGGYFLNGNQFATYADRWTPTNPTNDIPRARYNLKGDAGSSNPRPSSRVIEDGSFLRLKTIAFGYTLPTAQARKIKANNVRFNVSAQNILTWTKYSGLDPEVSTYRTANPAGAPPGNNFSTNSNSGSGYSYIQPSSGYSVLAAGYDYTPYPRAFTLTAGVSVTF, encoded by the coding sequence ATGAATCATTTCTATTTCCTGAATCGCCCGCCGGGTTTATGGCGGCTATTCAAGCTCCTGTTGCTGCTAGGCACCTTTACGGCCAGTGCCCAGCCTGGCTCTTTTCGTATAAATGGGACCGTTACCGACTCCAAAGGTGAACCCTTACCCGGTGCCAACATTGCCGTTCTGAAAACAACCGTCGGAACGAGCAGCAATGCGGAGGGCAAGTACTCGCTCAACGTAGCCACGGACAAGGCTGTATTGGTATTCAGTTCCATTGGTTATCTCAAACAGGAAGTTACGGTCGGCAACCGGCGTACCATTGACATTTCACTGGTTGAAGATTTAAATAATCTTGACGAAGTGGTGGTGGTCGGCTACGGTCAGGTCAAGCGGAAAGACCTGACCGGTTCGGTTGGGAAAGCGAATATGGAGGATGTTAAAAAAGCCCCCGTTCCCTCCTTCGACCAGGCACTGGCTGGTCGAATTGCGGGTGTTCAGGTAACCTCCAACGACGGGCAACCCGGTGCGGCTGCCCAGATAACAATTCGGGGTAGTTCGGTCACTCAGGATGCGTCGCCTTTATATGTCATTGACGGCTTTCCGATGGAGAACATTGACGTCAACTCTATCAATCCAGCCGATATAGAATCGATGGAAGTGCTGAAAGATGCCTCGTCGATTGCAGTCTACGGGGCCAGAGGAGCCAACGGGGTCATTTTGATTACGACCCGGCGGGGTAAGGCGGGCCCGGTCAGGATTACCTACGGCTACCAGACAAGTATCCAGCGGGCTATTAAAACGATGAAAATGATGAGCCCCTACGAGTTTGTCAAACTTCAGTTGGAACTCGACAGTCTGGCCAGCACGCCTTCGGTTCCCTCAACCCGCTTCCGTAATATCTACCTGAGTGCCGACAAGACGCTGGATTCGTACAAAAATGAATCGGGCAGCAATTGGCAGCAGTTATTGTTGCAGGACGGCATCACCCAAAATCACTCCCTGAACCTATCGGGCGGAAGTACTGATACGCGCTTTTCGCTGTCGGGTTCCCTCTACGACCAGAAAGGTATTATTCTCAATACGGGCCTGAAACGTTACGAAGGCCGACTGGCGCTGGACCAGCGTATTAGTAAGCAGTTAAAAATGGGATTCAGCGCCAGCTACTCCAACTCCACTACGTTCGGCACCATACCGTCGTCGGGGAATGGTGGCGGGGTGGTACAGGGCATGTGGCAGTACCGACCCGTTGCCGGGGTAGGCAATCAGAATCTGGTCAGTGCCCTAATCGACAGCGTTGCGCTCCAGGATTTTTACAGTGGAAACGGAGCAGCCTCGCTCGGCGACAACCTGATTAACCCACTCATTCAGGCCCAGAACGAATACCGGAAAAGTATTACGAATACGGCCATGCTCAATGCATTTGTCGAATATTCATTCCTCGATAACTTCAAACTGCGGTTGTCGGGAGGCTATACGTCGACTAGTCCAAAATCAGAAGCATTCTATAATTCCCAGACGCAGCAGGGGAATATTTTCAAAAACAGTGCGGGAGCCATTCCCAATGCCAGTGGCATAAACGGCTTCATCGGCAATACCATAAACAGCAGTTACCTGAACGAAAATATCCTGAGTTATAATCGAATCGTCAATAAGGTACACTCGTTCGATGCGTTGGCTGGCTTTACGTATCAGTTTGCCAAATCGAGTACGAATGCCTTTAAATCCATCAACATTCCGCAGGCGCAGGAATACCTGGGTTTGTTGAGTATGGTGACGGGTACGGCAAACACGCCCCTAGTCGGCGGGTCACAGTGGCAGTTGTATTCCTTTCTAAGCCGGATCAACTATGCCTATAAAGACAAGTACCTCATTACCCTTTCAGCCCGCTCGGATGGTTCGTCCAAATTTACGCCAGGCAAACAATGGGGGTATTTTCCATCAGCCGCCGTTGCCTGGCGCTTTGTGGAGGAACCGTTCATGAAGAAACTGCTCCCCAAGCTGAGCGAGGGTAAATTCCGGATTAGCTATGGCACGGTCGGCAACAATAAAGTAGGTGATTTCAGTTACCTCTCGCAGTTTGGCAACCTGAGCAATAATCAGGGTTACCCAACCAATAATACGTATACAGGCGGGGTTGTGCCTTTCTTTTACGGGAATGACAACATCACCTGGGAAACCACCCATGAGCTGGATCTGGGTCTCAACCTGGGTCTGTTCGGCGACCGAATTAGCATCGAAGCGGACTATTATACCAAGAAAACGACCAACTTCCTGCTCGGCGTAACCCTGCCCTCGCTGGCAGGTTATAGCAACGGGGCCAACGCCCAGTATCAGAATGCCGGAAACCTGCGCAATCAAGGTTTTGAATTTTCGCTCAATACGGTCAACATAGAAAGTAAAAACTTCACCTGGACATCCAGTTTCAATATCAGCTTTAACCGGAGTAAGATTCTGAGTTTTTATAACGGTCTCGACTCCCGGCAAACGGCCTGGGGACTGGCCGGGTCGGCTTCGGCCTGGATTTCGAAAGTGGGGGGACCTCTGACGCAGTTCTACGGCTACAAATGGGGGGGCGTGTATCAGTTCGCTGATTTCAACCAGCTAGCCAATGGAACCTATGTCCTGAAAAACGGTATTCCGACCTACTCCCCCAACGTACAGCCCGGCGATCCGAAATACCAGGACATCAACGGTGATGGCGTAGTCGATGCCAGCGACCAGACGACTCTGGGCAACCCCGCCCCGATTCATACGGGTGGTTTTACCAACAATTTCACCTATAAAAACTTCTCGTTGAATGTATTTTTCCAGTGGAGTTACGGCAACCAGATTCTGAACGCCAACAGAATCGTTTTTGAATCGACGGGCGGGTACTTCCTGAACGGCAATCAGTTTGCAACCTACGCGGATCGCTGGACGCCCACGAACCCAACCAACGACATCCCGCGCGCCCGCTACAATTTGAAAGGCGATGCAGGCAGTAGCAATCCGCGTCCATCGTCCCGCGTGATTGAAGATGGCTCATTTCTTCGGCTGAAAACCATTGCCTTTGGCTACACCTTACCAACCGCACAGGCTCGTAAGATCAAAGCAAATAATGTTCGATTCAATGTGTCGGCGCAGAACATCCTGACCTGGACGAAGTATTCGGGGCTGGACCCTGAAGTATCGACCTACCGCACGGCCAATCCGGCGGGTGCCCCTCCGGGTAATAACTTCTCGACCAATAGCAACAGTGGCAGCGGCTACAGCTATATCCAGCCCAGCAGTGGGTATTCGGTACTGGCAGCAGGCTACGATTACACGCCTTACCCACGTGCCTTTACACTCACCGCCGGGGTAT